The segment AAGACAAAGGGTAGCATTAGGACGTGCTATAGTAAGAGAACCAAAAGTATTTTTATTTGATGAACCATTATCAAACTTAGATGCAAAACTAAGAGTATCAATGCGTGTAAGAATAACACAATTACATAAAGAGTTAAAGACAACAATGATATATGTAACACATGATCAAGTAGAAGCAATGACAATGGGAGATAGAATAACAGTATTAAAATTAGGAAGAATAATGCAAGTAGACACACCATTAAACTTATATCATAAACCAGCAAATAAATTTGTTGCAGGATTTATAGGGTCACCAACAATGAACTTATTAGAAGCAACATTGGTGGAAAAAGAAGGAAAAGTATATGTAGATATAGATGGATCACAAGTGGAGCTAGCATCAAATAAGGCNNGAAGAAAATATCAGTTTATAGAAGTTTGAAATGATAATTTTAATTTATAGTGTGATAATTATAATGGCTACAATACTTGGAGCAATATCAGGATTAGGTGGTGGAGTCATTATTAAACCTTTATTTGATGCTGTAGGATTTCATGATATGTCAACAATAGGATTTTATTCATCGGTTGCAGTATTAACTATGAGTATAGTTTCTATAATTAAACAAATGAAAAAAGGTTTTATTTTTAATTTTAAAATGTTATTTTGGATATCCTTAGGTTCATTTGTTGGAGGTGTTATAGGAGAAAAAATATTTAATACGGTAACATACAGATATGAGAATTCTACGGTTAAGATGATACAAGGAATTTGTTTGGGTATAACTTTAGTTGCTATATTAATTTATACTTTAAATAAAAACAAGTTAAAGTCATATAATTTAACAAGTTATATATACATTTTTGTTTCTGGATTTCTTTTAGGGAGTGTATCAGTTTTTTTAGGTATAGGAGGAGGTCCTTTAAATATAGCTGTTTTAATATTATTTTTTTCATACAATATGAAAGAAGCTACAGTTTATTCTATAGCTACTATATTTTTTGCACAAATTTCTAAATTAGGTAGTGTTATTTTTACTAATACATTTTTAAATTACGATTTATCCTTACTTCCATTTATATGCCTTTCAGCTATTATAGGGGGCTTCATTGGAACTTTGATTAATCAAAAATTAGATAGTAAAAAAATTGAGAAGATTTATTTAGGAATAATTTTGAGCTTAATAATGGTATCTATATATAATGTTTTTTAATAATTATGTGAACTAATTTTTTCATAAATAGTTTAAACCCTAAATTTTGTATAGAGGCTGAAAAGGCCTCTATTTTATTTTGTAATTATACGATATAATTTTTAAAATAAACTATTGACTTGGAATTAATTCTAAGTTAAAAAATAGAAAAACATGAAAAAATATTGAAAGATAGGGGAAATATGTATTTAGAAATAATTAATGGACCAGAAGATGTTAAAAAATTAAATATAGAATAAATGAAGATACTTGCACAAGAAATTAGGGATGTAGTTATAATAAGAGATTCAAAATATGGAGGTCATTTTGGACCTAATTTAGGAATAGTAGAAACAACGATAGCATTACACTATGTTTTTGAATCGCCAAAAGATAAATTTGTATTTGATGTGTCTCATCAAACATATCCACACAAGATGCTTACAGGTAGAAAAATTGCGATATTAGGTTTAGGAACTTTTTATCATTTAGCAGAAAAAGTAGCAGACTTATATAAAGAAA is part of the Pseudostreptobacillus hongkongensis genome and harbors:
- a CDS encoding sulfite exporter TauE/SafE family protein; protein product: MIILIYSVIIIMATILGAISGLGGGVIIKPLFDAVGFHDMSTIGFYSSVAVLTMSIVSIIKQMKKGFIFNFKMLFWISLGSFVGGVIGEKIFNTVTYRYENSTVKMIQGICLGITLVAILIYTLNKNKLKSYNLTSYIYIFVSGFLLGSVSVFLGIGGGPLNIAVLILFFSYNMKEATVYSIATIFFAQISKLGSVIFTNTFLNYDLSLLPFICLSAIIGGFIGTLINQKLDSKKIEKIYLGIILSLIMVSIYNVF